The genomic DNA CCGGGAGTTCGAGTTGGTAACCGCCGGTCGCATGCCGATACTGCCGCACAAGAGCAACTGTCCCGTCCTCAAATACCGGCACGATCACAGCACTGCCCTGATGCACCACGATCTCTCGCTTGTACTCAACATCACCCTCGCGGATAGTGTCCACGCGAAGATCGAAGATGCGGCCTTTGAAGATGGTCTCGGATGATAGGGTTTGTGGTTTCATTCGGATATAATTTTCCCACGAAATGCACGAATATAGCTAAAGTGTAAAAGAGTACTCAAGAGTACTCATATAAAATGGTCGAGAGTCCGTGATACTTCGTTCAATAACAAATCAACAACTAGCCGAAGATCCAAATTTACTATGGAATAATTTTATCGATCTTCTGGCAATCGAAGACTTTGATGTCCTAACGGCGGAGCAGCGTCCGGCGCATTTGGTTTTCTGGTATGAGAGCGAGGTTGAAAACGGAGGCCATCTTCAATACTTTGAAAATTGGGGAACTGAACGGCTTCCGGAAACGATTCAGGCTCTTGAACTGTTCGGTGCCGAATGTCAGATGAAGATCCTAATTGAAGCGGGCAAACAATGGACGAGCATTTACAGAAATCATCCAGAAACCGTCGAGGAGTTCGTTGCAACTGCATTGGAAGGCGATCTGGAAGAGTTTGACAGGCAGTTCCACAAATGCAAAATTTCCCTCAATTCATTGCTCGAAGCACATTTGCTTCAATTTAGCGATAACTTCGTTCAGCTAAGTTAGTCGAGTTCGATTCTCCTTTCGTGTTATTTTGTGCATTTCGTGGGAAACTCTTATTCGTATGAAATATCGCGTTGGGTTAGGTGTGACGGGCGGGATCGCGGCTTATAAGGCGG from Acidobacteriota bacterium includes the following:
- a CDS encoding DUF4375 domain-containing protein; amino-acid sequence: MILRSITNQQLAEDPNLLWNNFIDLLAIEDFDVLTAEQRPAHLVFWYESEVENGGHLQYFENWGTERLPETIQALELFGAECQMKILIEAGKQWTSIYRNHPETVEEFVATALEGDLEEFDRQFHKCKISLNSLLEAHLLQFSDNFVQLS